The Salvelinus sp. IW2-2015 linkage group LG32, ASM291031v2, whole genome shotgun sequence genome includes the window gtaaggccattctactgccaatgtttgtctatggagattccaTGGCGGTGtattcgattttatacacctgtcagcaacaggctgaaatagcaaaaaaaaaaaaaaattgaaggggtgtccacatacttgtatatatagtgtatattaaagATCACTTGCAGGATGAGAACATTACTGGATTTCTTTGGCCGACATTTTGCACAACAATCGGCAGTGAGCAAATAACCATAAACATTTGAAATAGACTGGAAGGCATATTACTAAATAAGAGtagggttgttatggtgaccgaATTACCACCACACTGGCGGTCACCTTCAcgagtcatgaccacagtcaaattccaAGTGACCgttcatgaccgcagtcaaattccaagtGACCgttcatgaccgcagtcaaattccaagtGACCCgttcatgaccgcagtcaaattccaagtGACCGTTGAATAGCAGTAACTAGGCTACTCCAAAACTGTTCTCTGTAAATAAATGATGCTGATGGTTGTTAGTAGCCAACCAAACTTGTTAATGGCCCTCAAGTCAcaaatggcctggtactcagcactacaTTGTCCctgtaatcactctgacatcaatgcaaatacaattgaaaatcaaatcaacCACTTcatgattgaatttgaatatccCCTGTCACGCAGCGAGAGCCAGCTCCTCAAACAGCTTTTTGATGTGTGTAATAAAATAGCGCCTGcatttttttgtgactttttcacATCATCAGTATTCGcgtcatgcagcccatatatgttttgatttttcaaagacattctaaggtttggatcacaactaaagttgccaaataactctatattaagcatataggacctgttaaAAAAGTATCACTTTTTTATAACCGCTCaatacagagcacacacactgcaATTGATTgcggaaaatatcctttctatttcatgcagctatgttcaattgtattattttaaattgtattcttcttactataaaaatGATATAATATGAAATAATGGCAtgggaattataagcaaatcatgtctgctaaatgaactgcCAGATCAGTAtttatgttcttctgaaatacattttcttcatatcataggttcttaagacctgcctaaaataaatcatggatttaatcattgatttaatttgatggtgtatattaaatggatttatgaaacttttaaaaaatgtagccGTTCCAagggtctgcatcagtggcttaaTGCGTGGAAGCCCAGAGATGCTTTaaagtgtttgttaattaacggtcaattaccctGAGACCGGCGGTGATTTGCATGACAGTTACCAGCTAACAAATTGTCATGACTGCTACAGTCCTAAATGAGATTTCAAAAGAATACAACTCATGATTGTATCACATGCTTCCCATGCATGTGATGCTTCCCATGCATCACAGTTGCATAATTGCTTCCTGGTAGATAGAATAGAAAagtatcaaattaaattgtacaGCAGATTATGATGAATTATCAGATCTGTGCTCGTCTGTGTGAGAAATGTCACCACTTTCCCTACTGGGCCACGTGtatgcctgcatcccaaatggcaccctattccctatatagtgtcggggggctagggtcagtatgttatatctggagtacttctcctgtcttatccggtgtcctgtgtgaatttaagtatgctctctctaatctctctttcttcattctctctctgaggacctgagccctaggccatgcctcaggactacctggcatgaagactccttgctgtccccagtctacctggccgtgctgctgctccagtttcaactgttctgcctgcggctatggaaccctgacctgttcactggacgtgctacctgtcccagacctgctgttttcaacactctagagacagcaggagcggtagagatactcttaatgatcggctatgaaaagccaactgacatttactcctgaggtgctgcaccctcgacaactactgtgattattattatttgaccatgctggtcatttatgaacatttgaacatcttggccatgttctgttataatctccacccggcacagccagaagaggactggccacccctcatagcctggttcctctctaggtttcttcctaggttttggcctttctagggagtttttcctagccaccgtgcttctacacctgcattgtttgctgtttggggttttaggctgggtttctgtacagcactttgagatatcagctgatgtaagaagggctatataaataaatttgatttgaaatactttcgaccagagccctatggggggccctggtcaaaataagtacactatatagggactagggttccatttgagacagATATATTGTGTGTATTAAATCCTCAGTGTAATTACCTCTTGTGGTAGACACAAAGGCAGGCCAGCCGGGCGATGGTCTCTCCCTGCTGCAGCTCGTCCAGACAGATGGAACACTCACCGCTGTCCTTACTCAGCACGTCCGCTGagaccaccacacacatcacagaaaTGACAGACAAAATACTGAGCACATCCGCTGAGACCACAGTTTATGGTGTTATTACAGTCTATTACACAATAACACCACTCATGACCCGACGTCAGTATTACATTTAGCATGCAATGTCATCCCTTTCTCTGGGTGAATGTAAAGACAgaagggctgggaattgccaaggacctcacgatacaatattatcacgatacttagttGCCGATACTAGGGTTGAATGGCAGGAACCCGGTTACCAGGATTTACCgtccaaaaccactcccttttcccaagataaataactgcgagaaaccggtaaattataatgAATAATTTATATGAACACCATGgcatgaaatggaactgttaaatgatatgcAATATCCAAATATGGTTTCTCTACatcctctgcatgatgaatcaacgctcagggtggggacagacagcccatctcagtatggagcgcaattcacaatgcatgtagacctacagtatcatctcataaaaaaaattgcatcAGTATCTgcagtaatataaagaccgaaTGCGTGTCTAATTTACCTAACTCCATCTGGATTTCGGGGGTCACCTTGTTTTTTAACTGTAAGACAATAATTCTttaattgcagctgcagagttttaaaacagcctatcactcgaatatcgttgctttaaatcagtgcatgCGGGAGCACTCtcacagtctttctctctctctcactctctctacatcaactccattcaaattgcttccaaaatacataatcctgttctagattgatatacatgtcctagcctacctctttcaggcaatatattcaatgcagtattagccttatatttagcaaattaatgatgggttatgcataatatgCTTCTTAcgtatagcctctgtctcttgagCAAAACACAAGCACCTGTGCtccacttccctctctccttaaaaaacactccgtagctcttggagtcccaggcAGGAAAAACTAGAccagaatagcttgctggacatcatttttttttttttgcatttcttataccaatagacaaTTTGAAGAGAGACGCAAACTcttttttgctgaatgttaaatacggcagccaatagaactcatgggtagtttgaaagaaATGCGAACACGAGATGGTGGTaagctatagcagttatttattcagacgcaacaatagagaaagaggtaggctaataacattaggtCTAAATATTATAAAAGGTATAAATGCGTCAGCCtcctaattatacaaataggccctattttatttcaaaattaaaatcaaattcgcTAACCTATactttgtaggccgcatgtgctgcaccagaatcgcatgttttcttctgctttatcatggtttgaacaaTGTGCgcaattccagtccatataatacagtataatacaatacagtacactaatacagttcacactcaaaaagatgaGCCTACAGGAGTTAGTttaatttatttacccaagagcacatatagctagctacatctatgggcttttatgtttttatgtCATGCGTAATGTGCAGTATTCTATATCATATATGTATTgcataacggcacaatcatttgggcttgggctcattaaatgtcattAATGTATGGCtcgaaaatgtatttaatatatggctcatcaggctcagctAGCATCAGGTTTGAATGTTCATGCTGATCAAatctctaatcaaatccagacatttatatgctttataatgcttttgaatgacatttACGGCTTTGGCGGGAAATACTGGGTTATCCGggtgaaaagtgatttattctcagaatggaacatttgtaaaatacctggAAAATATTTAACCCTagctgatacgatatgtattgcaattctcacgtttctatatgtattgcgagtCGATACTGCGATTTTATTTGATGTTCCTAACATATTGgggtagcttagcggttaagagcgttgggccagtaactgaaaggttgctggtttgaatccccgagctggcaaggtagaAATATCTGCTGTTCTGCATGGCAGttacccccaacaacaactgttccccgggcgcagATGACTTGGACGTCGATTAAAGGCAGCCCCACGCAACTCTCcgattcagagaggttgggttcAATGCATAAGACACAttccagttgaatgcattcagttgtacaactgactaggtatcccccttcttTTATTACTCACTGTATATCTGCTGAAGAGAGATACTTACTGTtgtaagggagagggggagatgtgAGGCAGCTCAACAGGTGATCCTCAATTCTGCCACCCGGGAAAGGCTTGGAGCAGAACGGACAGCGGATATCTGGGGAGGAGATGACAACATACTCATGTTTAACAACAACACATTAGAAAAACAAAAGAGGGGAGTTGATCAAATCAACTAATGAAATCAACTAGTCCATCATGCATGCCATTGGTCTTCAGTAGATGTTGACATTTGCATTTGTGTCATGACGAATGATTAAGGTCAACTGACCCGTGATTAGTTTTCTAGTCATCATCATTCTACCAGACCAGGCAATCACGCATAAGAAGAGGAGTCCAGCCTCGGGGATGGGACGACATGGGGGAGAGCGTGCCCAGTCGGCCTACATTCCTCTCTGGCCCTCCTGTCAGCCATGCCCAAATGAGGACTTTGACCAATTTCCTAGACTTGCTCtgcgctgtgtttgtgtgttatggtGCGTGGGAAAATAAATCCAACGTCGTGTTTGGGCAGGGGTCTCACTCATATACAACCACATCTGTCCATCTGTCTAATGAATAACATAGGTCTACACTGAGAATCTCTCTCAGTCTGGGACTGGCCATATTGGAAACGTCCCTAGCTACCGTAAGTCAATGGATTTTGTTGAGAGTGATGCATGGGCTATTGttagagagatcattgatgaatcTCGAATTGAATTTATGGTTGTGCTATATTCTGAAATTGTCAACGCAGTCAGTTTGTAGTACTACTCTATTAGCTAGCTAATCTWTTAACAGCAGCCTGATTGTTATAACTTAAAACAATGGGTTCTGCTGTAATAAGTCAAGTAGCTTGTAAGCATGAGAGAAGATCATACCTCCAAGAATGCAGGTTCAGTAGTAAGCCTGGATAATTTGTGRCACCGTAGAACTGATTGTTGAGCCCTAGCCTAATAGAGAATGGAGTATTTTTGTTGGCACTAACTTCACCATGGCTCTTTGGCCAAAGCCTATAGGGAAATTAATGGGGTTtgagggtttttggataaacacagaaaaaaagttaaatacaggcttaggagatcttatacattttgttctatgagatttTGTTCAATCAGCTAACggcactttttgtgaattttgaagcatttatgtaatgaaaacaagcacataaaagcttcataattcataacggtcatgttaactgactgatattatctcatagaacaaaatgtataagacctcctggcctgtgttaacctcagaccttattttcggcgtttatctaatcaaatcaagcttaatttatacagcacatttcggACATagaatgcaacgcaatgtgctttacaggggaaaaaatgttaacaaaacaatgaaaataaaagctgaaatatatactACACAATATAAAAAACTAAATGACACAAACMGAACAACTAAAAAGCACATTCAGGAAAATCAAAGCTATAAAAAGCTgcgttttaagatctcttttaaatatgtccacagtttcagccACCCTGAATGGCAggttattccagaggctgggggcttaataactaaaggctgcctctccatgcctcttgatcctaggctttgggatagttaaaagggcAGTGGCAGAGGACCCGAGGGACCTACTTGGTActtaacttaaaagcatgtcttacatgtattggggtgcacaatcgtggattgctttaaaaaccaatagaagaatcttaaaatgaattataaaactcacaggcagtgctctccgtctggtcagTAACTGTGCTGCAGcgttctgtatgttttgcagttgaccaatggctttcttgggtagaccagacaggagagcatttcagtagtcaagcctgcttgtaataaaagcatggatgagtcacTCTGTATCAGCCTGTTCCtcggtggtaaaaagctattttggtcacaatCCTAACGTGTGATTCGGAATTTAGTTCAGAAtataaaataacacctaggttttttacctggtgttgtATCTTTATTGCCTGTGATTTAAAATGTGCGgctagattctctctctgtgctttggctccaacaataagtacctcagtcttgtcttgatttagctggaggaagttgtgagccacccaggtatttaaatcactaatacagtctaataatttatttATGAAGCTAAAATcatctggtgacacagaaatgtaaagttttataatgtctgcatagcagtgaaaatcaatgctgtgctttctgataatgctgccaaggggtaacatatataTAAACCGAACAGTACACCAGACCCAAAATCCCCAACCCCCATTTATTTCCCCTACAGGAACGGCTGAACGAACCAGATATAACTAATTTCAAGTTTTTCAGACCACAAGCTGGCAAGCTCTATACCAATGMGGAATTTCACTGTGTTTTTgttcatactgtgtgtgtgataatgtatGGTTGTCAAATCTCCGAGAGAAAATAGGAACAGCAacttaaacaatacacacacacaaaaaaaatggatGGTCTCGTATAAACTTACTGCCATGTCGGTTGTTGACACGGTAGAGGCCAATCCAAGCCTCCGACACTGGGCGCTGATGGATGCCTCTCATCCAAGCGGATTTTGCGCTGACGTTGCGCCCAGAAGAGTGTCGATTACCGGGTAAACGTTCAGAGAAAGTGCGGTGAGGCACTTGGCCTGTCTCCTCTCCAGGCAGATGTTCCCCGTTTACAGCACCCTCAGGACTGCTATTGTAGTCTTCCTCGCGTTTGCATTCGCTGTTGTCTTCTGCTGGTGATGATGGGCTGATGGACGGGTGGCTCTTGTGGTCGACGGGGCTTCCACCGGTGCTCGCCTGTTGCCCCATGTCCGAATCGCTGCCCTCCTCCGATCGGCTACGGTTGGTCTCTGAATCGTCAAAACTCCCCAAAAAGTCTACCATAAGACTGGTGGGCCTATTGCACCGGGGTCGTCGATAGGAATCCCGCGTGATGCCATCTTTCCCGAAAGCCGAAGGCACTGGGTCCTCTTGTAAACGACAAGCTCTTGTCCCCATCTCTTTCGTTGAGagcagttagctagccagctaactcaCCTATCTAACGTTAGATAAACTAGCCTTCTCAGTACC containing:
- the zgc:66427 gene encoding E3 ubiquitin-protein ligase znrf1; translation: MGTRACRLQEDPVPSAFGKDGITRDSYRRPRCNRPTSLMVDFLGSFDDSETNRSRSEEGSDSDMGQQASTGGSPVDHKSHPSISPSSPAEDNSECKREEDYNSSPEGAVNGEHLPGEETGQVPHRTFSERLPGNRHSSGRNVSAKSAWMRGIHQRPVSEAWIGLYRVNNRHGNIRCPFCSKPFPGGRIEDHLLSCLTSPPLPYNTDVLSKDSGECSICLDELQQGETIARLACLCVYHKSCIDSWVKVKTCCPEHPFD